The genomic window CAGGTGGACCAGACCTTCCGCCGTCGCGGCTATGGTCCCGGCGACTTCCGCAGCCTGGTCTTCCCCGGCGCCCAGCACAACGAGGCGTCCTGGAACCAGCGCCTGGACGTGCCTTTGACCTTCCTTCTTTCCCCCGCCCCCACGCGCAACCCGTGAGGACCACAATGCGTCACTTCCGTACCTTCTGCCTCGCCGGCGCCGCCGGCCTGGCCCTCGCTTCCGCCGCAAGCGCCCAATCGGGCGTCGCCCCCGGCGCGCCCGGCGCCCCGCCCGTCTGGTCCAGCGCGGCCAAGACCGGCGCCGGCGCCTCTTACGAGGCCTATGTCGACGGCCAGTATCGCGACGGCGGCCCGACCGGCGCGGTGTCCAAGGTCTGGTTCTCCATCGCCGACGGCGTCCTGACCGAGACCATGTACGGCCTGATCCATGAGGCTCAGATCAAGGCGCTGCGCTTCGCCGGCGTGACCCAGGACGGTCTGGTCGTCGAAGGCGACGATACCACCAGCCGCACCGAATATCTGCACGTCGACGCCCAGGGACGTCCGCTCTCGCCGGCGAAGCGCGTCACGACGCAGGACAAGAACGGCCGCTTTGAGATCGAAAAGCGGATCTTCAGCGATCCCGACCGCAACGCCCTGGTGTTGCGTGTCACCATCACAGCGCTGAAAGGTGACGTGACGCCCTATCTGATGCTGGAGCCGCACATCGCCAACACGGGCGTCGACGATCGCGGTCGGGTCACGCGCGACGGCTTCCACGCCTGGGAAGGCGACACCCACCTGTTCCTGAAGCCCAGCGAGGCCTTCGACAAGGCCAGCGTCGGCTTCGTCGGCGCCTCGGACGGTCTGACGGATCTGAAGGACGGCAAGCTGGACTGGACCTACGCCTCCACCGGCGATCAGGTCGGCAATACGATGATGACCGGGGCTCTGCCGCGCCTGCGCCAAAGCAGCCGGATCACGCGCGACTTCGTCATCGGCTTCGGCGCCAGCGAAGCTGAGGCGCGCGCCGCTGCGGACGGTTCGTTCTCGACCGGTCTGGACGAGGTGCTGGCCCGCTTCAACGGCGAGGGCGAGCGCGTGGGTTGGGAGGATTATGTCGGTTCTCTCACCGAGCTGCCGCGCATCGCCGAGCAGGCGACCGACGGCGGCAAGCTGGCCTACGCCTCGGCTCTGATGCTGAAGGTTCAGGAGGATCGCACTCATGCGGGCGCGCTGATCGCCTCGCTGTCCAATCCGTGGGGCGATACGGTGGACGCGTCGAAATCCTCGACCGGCTATAAGGCCGTCTGGCCGCGCGACTTCTATCAGGTGGCGATGGCTCTGGCGGCGCTGGGCGACAAGGAGACGCCGCTGGCGGCCTTCAACTATCTGCCTCAGGTCCAGGTCGGCCCGAACACGCCCGGCAACACCGGCGTCGGCGGCTGGTTCCTGCAGAAGACGCACGTGGACGGCGAACTGGAATGGGTCGCGGTCCAGCTGGATCAGACCGCCATGCCGATCATGCTCGGCTATCGTCTTTGGAAGATGGGCTGGCTGTCGGACGCCCAGATGACCGAACACTATCGGTCCATGCTGAAGCCGGCGGCCGACTTCCTGGTCGACGGCGGCAAGATCGGGCTGATGTGGAACGATGCGGAGATCAAGCCGCCCTTCACCCAGCAGGAACGCTGGGAAGAGCAGCAGGGCTATTCGCCGTCCTCGACCGCCGCCGTGGTCGCGGGCCTGACGGTGGCGGCCGAAATGGCGCGCGCCTCGGGCGACGCCGCCGGCGCGACCCGCTACCAGATCGCGGCCGACAGCTATGCGTCCAAGATCGAAGACCGGATGTTCACCACCAATGGCGACTTCGGCGACGGTCGCTACTACATCCGCATCACGCAGAACGAGAACCCGAACGATAAGGCCCCGATCGGCGCCGCCAACGGCCAGATCGCCGCGGCCGAAGACCGGGTCGTGGACGGCGGCTTCCTAGAACTGGTGCGCTATGGGGTGCGCAAGGCCGACGATCCGCACATCCTATCCACGCTGCCCGTCTATGACGATCAGTCGCTGGAGCCGCTCTATCGCGTTCGCTACGACTTCGGTCCCGAGGGCGACAAGACGCCGGGCTGGCGCCGTTATGGCGTCGATGGCTATGGCGAGGACCATCTGACGGGCGCCAATTATGGCGTCGGCGGGGAGATGAGCCCCGGTCAGCGCGGCCGGGTCTGGCCCTTCTTCACGGGCGAGCGCGGTCACTATGAGTTGGCCCGCGTCAGCGTGAACGGCGCCCCTTCGGCCGCCGACATCGCCGCCATTCGTCAAACCTATGTGCGCGGCATGGAGCGGTTCGCCAACGGCGGACTGATGCTGGCCGAACAGGTGTGGGACGGCGTCGGAAACCCGACGGCCAAGGATTATGCTGTGGGTCAGAATACGGACTCGGCCACGCCGCTGGCCTGGACCCACGCGGAATATCTTAAGCTGCTGCGGTCGTTGGCCGACGGCAAGGTCTGGGACAGTTACGACCCCGTCCACGACCGCTACGCCCGCTGATACGAAAACGGCCCCGGAGATCGCTCTCCGGGGCCGTTCTCATTTCAAGCTGACTCGGCTCAGAAGGTGAGCTTCACCGCGCCGACGATCCGGTCTTCGGCGCCGGGCACGCCGTCCACATCGGTGTCGTGATAGCGGACATCGACGCCCACCTTGTCGGTCAGGGCATAGCCGACGCCGACGTTCCAGGTGGTATAGTCGTCGGTGACGTCGAGCCACTGCTTGCCCAGCGCGCCCGACACCGTCCACTTGGGTGCCGGCGAGAAGGCGGCGTTGATCTCGGCGTAGGTCGCCTCGTCGTCGATGCCGAAGAAGTCGGGCGAGTAATAGGCGGCGGCGCCGAAGGTGGCGGGGCCTACCGCGCGCGAGGCCGCAGCCTTGAACTCGGCATAGTTATAGTCGGCGCCGTCGGGCTCCCCGACATACAGATAGCCGATCACGCCGAAGTCGAGCGCGAAACCGCCCGCCTCGGTGCGATAGCCGCCATACAGGTCCACTTCAGCATCGGTGTCGTCGCCGAAATCGACGTTGGAGGCCCAGGCGCCGGCGTAGAAGCTGCCCGAAGTCAGGTCGACGCCGCCCTGAATGGCCGGATCTTCGCTAGTCTGGCTGAAGCCGCGGAACACATAGTCGCTGACGACGCCGACGTTCCAGGCGACGTCGACGTCGCTCTGGGCCGAGGCCGGAACGGCGAGGCCAAACACACCTGCGGCGAGCGTCGCGGCGGCGGCCGCGCGGATGATGGTCTTTTTCATAGTCTATCCCCTTTTATTTTGTTTGCCGAGAAAGGGCGCGGATTGGGAGCCGCGCCCGATACACGGATTTCAGTGTTCCAGCGCCTCGCCGTGAAGCGAGGTGTCCAGACCGGCGGCTTCTTCCGCCTCGCTCACGCGCAGGCCCGTGGTGAACTTGCAGATGAACAGGATGATCAGGGTGCCGACGGCGCTGTAGACGATGGTCCACAGCAGGCCCAGCGCCTGGGCGCCGACGTTGGCGCCTTCCGACAGGCTGTTGATCGCGGTCGTAGCGAACACGCCGGTCAGCAGGGCGCCGATCAGGCCGCCCGCGCCGTGGATGCCGAAGGCGTCCAGGCTGTCGTCGTAGCGCAGCAGCTTCTTGATCCACACCGACGAGGCATAGCAGGCCGGGCCGGCGATCAGGCCGATGATGACCGCGCCCTTGGGATCGACGAAGCCGGCCGCCGGCGTGATGGCGACCAGACCGGCCACAACACCCGACAGCATGCCGATCAGCGAGACCTTCTTCTTCTCGATATATTCGACGATCTTCCAGGTCAGGGCGGCGGCGGCGGCGGCCAGGACGGTGTTCAACAGCGCCACGCCCATCAGGTCGTTGGCGGCGCCCGCCGAACCGGCGTTGAAGCCGATCCAGCCGACCAGCAGCAGCGAGGCGCCGATCATGGTCAGAACAGGATTGTGGGCGGTGATGACCTCTGTGCCGTAACCCTTGCGGCGACCCAGGAAGATGGCGCAGACCAAGCCCGCGACGCCCGAGTTGACGTGAACGACGGCGCCGCCCGCGAAGTCCAGCACGCCCGCCGAACCCAGGAACCCGCCGCCCCAGACCCAGTGGCAGATCGGCGCATAGACCAGAAGCGACCACAGGGCGGTGAACAACAATAGCGCCGAATATTTGAACCGCTCGGCGAACGCGCCGGTGATCAGCGCCGGGGTGATGATGGCGAAGGTCATCTGGAAGGAGATGAACAGGAACTCGGGAATGCCTGGCAGCAGGGCGTTGGCCGTCTTCAGCGACACGCCGTTCAGGAACAGCATGTCCAGGCTGCCGATGAAGGGTTGCAGCGCGGCGTTGCCGTTGGCGCCAAAGGCGAAGCTGTAGCCCGCGATGAACCATACCAGCGAGACCACGGCGAAGACGCCGACGGACTGGGTGATGGTGGCGATGACGTTCTTCTTGCGCACCATGCCGCCATAGAACAGCGCCAGACCGGGGAGGGTCATCAGCAGAACCAGGGCGGTAGAGGTGCCTAGCCAGGATGCGCCGGCGCTGTCCAGCTCAAGCGCAGCCTGGTGGCCGAGCAAGGCGGGCGCGGCGTCCTGCGCATTCGCCGCGCCGGCGGTCATCAGACAGAGTGTGGGAAGAAGGAGCGCAGCCGCCCCCGTAAGCCGTTTCGTGGTCCGCGACATGAGCTAGTACCCCCTATGCAATTTCGCAGTTGCGAAGATTTTACCGCAATTGCGGCAGGCGCAAGAGGCTAGACCGTGAACGGCGCAACTTTCTTGCAACGGTCACGGACAAAAAGATCGAGGCCGCACAATCGTTCGATCATGCGGCCCCATATCAGATTATTCATGCCGCCAAAGCCAAGCTCAGCGGCAGGATTTTCAGCTTCATTTTAAGCCGTCAGGCCCAATGCATCTGCACCCGGTGCGCCGCCGCCCAGTGGATGGCGCGGATGGCGTCGATGACGGCCTCGGTCGCCGCACGCGTGCCCAGCGCGCCGCCTAGGTCAGCCGTCACGGCGCCGGCCGCCAGAACGGCGGCGACCGCGGCCTCGATGGAATCGGCCTCGTCCTCCAGCTTCAGGCTGTGACGCAGCAGCAGGGCCGCCGACAGGATGATCCCGACCGGATTGGCCAGATCCTGACCGGCGATGTCCGGCGCCGAGCCGTGAATCGGCTCGAACAGGCCCGGCCCGCCCGCGCCCAGCGACGCCGACGGCAACAGGCCGATGGAGCCACCCAGCACAGAAATCTCGTCCGACAGGATGTCGCCGAACATGTTTTCGGTCAGGATGACGTCGTATTCGCGTGGCTTGCGGATCAGGTGCATGGCCATGGAGTCCACCAGGGCGTGCTCCAGGGTGATGTCGGGAAACTCCTCGGCATGGATGCGGGTCACGACCTCGCGCCACAGACGGCTGGTCTCCATGACGTTGGCCTTGTCGACCGATGTCACCTTGCCGCGACGCTGTTGGGCGGTCTGGAAGGCGGCGCGGGCGACGCGCTCGATCTCCGGCACGGTGTATTCGCACAGGTCGGTGGCGCGATCGGCGGTGCGGGTCTTCTCACCGAAATAGACGCCGCCGGTCAGCTCGCGGAAGACGATCAGGTCGACGCCCTCGACGATCTCCTTCTTCAGCGGCGAGCGGTGCGCCAGCACCGGCGACACCTGCAACGGCCGCAGATTGGCGAACAGGCCCATCGCCTTGCGGATCGCCAACAACCCCTGTTCCGGACGCGCCTTGCCGCCATCCCATTTCGGCCCGCCGACGGCCCCCAGCAGCACGGCGTCAGAGGCGACGCACGCGGCGCGCGTGGCCTCGGGCAAGGGTTCGCCCGTCGCATCTATGGCCGCGCCACCGATCAGGTGTTCGGAGAACTCGAAATGGTGACCATAGAAGTCGCCGATCACCCTCAGGATGTCGCGCGCGGCCCGTGTGACCTCCGGCCCGACGCCGTCGCCGGGCAGCAGGACGATGTTGTAAGTCTTGGTGGCGGCGGTGCTCATCGTACGGTCTCTTTCGATCGCTCGTAGGCTTCGATTTCAGGCATGTTTGATTGCAGCCAGCCCAGGGTGTCCACCCCGTCCAGCAGGCATTGGCGGGCGAAGGATTCGACCCCGAACGGCACGGGTTCGGCATTGCCGCGCTGGATCTGATTGGCCTGGAGGTCAATCGTGACCGGCTGGTCCGGCTGCGACGCCAGATCGTCCCAAACCGCCTGACTGACGACGATGGGCAGCAGGCCGTTTTTCAGCGCATTCGATGTAAAAATGTCAGCGATTTCGGTCGAGATCACCGCCCGGAACCCGTAGTCCAGCAGGGCCCAGGGCGCATGTTCGCGCGACGAACCGCAGGCGAAGTTCCGGCCCGCCAGCAGGATGCGATGCTCGGCCGGATCGATCCGGTTCAGAATGGCCTCGGGCTTTTCCGAGCCGTCATCCTCGTAACGCCAGTCATAGAAGGCGGCCTTGCCTAGCCCTTCGCGCGTGGTCGTGGTCAGAAAGCGCGCCGGAATGATCTGGTCGGTGTCGATATTGGCCTGGCTGAGCGTGACCGTTTTCGATGTCAGCACCTGGAAGGGTTCAGACATGCTCGACCTCCTTCAGATAGACGCGCGGATCGGTCAGCACCCCGGCGACCGCCGTCGCCGCCGCCGTCGCCGGGCTGGCCAGGATGGTACGGGCGTCCTTGCCCTGACGGCCTTCGAAGTTGCGGTTCGACGTGGATACGGCCAGTTGGCCCGGCGCGACGAAATCACCGTTCATGGCGATGCACATGGAACAGCCGGGAATGCGCCATTCGGCCCCGGCGGCGATGAAGACTTCGTGCAGCCCCTCGGCCTCGGCGTCGCGACGCACGGCCTCGGACCCCGGCACCACCAGCATGCGCAGACCCGGCTTGACCTTGCGGCCGCGCAGCACCTCGGCGGCGGCGCGCAGATCGGGCAGGCGTCCATTGGTGCAGGAGCCGATGAAGACGACATCCACCGGCTGGCTGGTCGTCGCCTCCCCGGCCGTGAAACCCATATAGGCGATGGCCTTGCGGTCTGAGTCCGACTGGGGTTGCGGGACGGGCGAGCCGATGGGCGCGCCCGCATCCGGCGTCGTGCCCCAGGTCGCCATGGGCCGGATGGCGGCGCCGTCGATGGTCACTTCCTTATCGAAGACCGCGCCTGTATCTGTCGCCAGTTTCAGCCATTCGGCCGTCGCCGCCTCATAGTCGGCGGGGACGTGCTTGCGTCCGCGCAGCCAGTCGATGGTCGTCTGGTCCGGGGCGATCATGCCGGCCCGCGCCCCGGCTTCTATGGACATGTTGCACAGGGTCATCCGCCCTTCCATGTCCAGCGACCGCACCGCCTCGCCCGCGTATTCGACGACATAGCCGGTGCCGCCGCCGAAACCGATGGCGGCGATGACCGCCAGGGCGACATCCTTGCCCGAAACGTCGGGCTGCAACTTTCCGTCCACCGTCACCCGCATGGCCTTGGCCTTGCGCTGCAACAGGCATTGGGTCGCCAGCACGTGACCGACTTCCGAAGTGCCGATCCCGAAGGCCAGGGCGCCGAAGGCGCCATGAGTGGCGGTATGACTGTCGCCGCAGACCACCGTCATGCCCGGCTGGGTCAGGCCCAGCTCCGGCCCCATCACATGGACCACTCCGCGATCTTCCGATCCCCATCCGGCCAGCGGCACGCCATGGGCGGCGCAGTTGCGCTCCAGCGTATGAACCTGAGCCTCGGCCTGGGCGGTGACATAGGGTTTCAGACCATTCAGCCCCGCGGGCAGGGTCGGGGTCGAATGGTCCAGGGTCGCATAAGTCCGGTCGGGACGGCGCACCTTCAGCCCGCGCGCCTCGATCTCGCTGAAGGCTTGGGGGCTGGTGACTTCGTGGACCAGATGCAGATCGATATACAGCACGCCCGGCGTATCGGCCGTTTCCGACCGCACGACGTGGGCGTCCCACACCTTGTCGAACAGGGTCTTGGGATCAGGCATATTGGGCCACGATCTCGGACACGCCGTCGACCCGGTCGATGATGGCGATCAGTTCGGCGTCGTTGATCTCGCCGATCTGATCCGCGCGCGACTTGAAGCCGGCGACCACCGCCGCCAGACGCTCGCCCTCGATGGGACGGCCGATGGTCTCGGCGCGCTTGGCGATGGCGTGACGGCCCGAATGCTTGCCCAGCACGAACCAGCTGCCCTCGAAGCCCACATCCTGGGGCCGCATGATCTCATAGGTGCGGCTGTCGGCCAGCATGCCGTGCTGGTGAATTCCCGCCTCGTGGGCGAAGGCGTTGATGCCGACCACCGACTTGTTTCGGGCGATGACTGTCTCGGTGATCTCGCACAGGATCTTGGAGGCGCGCACCAGATGACGGCTGTCGGCGCCGGTCGTGACGCCATAGCGGTCCTCGCGGACCTTCAGCGCCATGATGACTTCTTCGATCGAGCAGTTGCCGGCCCGCTCGCCGATGCCGTTTATCGCGCCTTCGATCTGACGCGCGCCGCCCTCGACGGCGGCCAGGGAGTTTGCGACCGCCATGCCCAGGTCGTCGTGGCAGTGGGCCGAGAAGATCACGTGCGGATGGCGCTTTTTGATGCGCGCGGCCAGGGCGCGATAGGTTTCGCGCACCTCTTCTGGGGTCGCATAGCCGACGGTGTCGGGGAC from Brevundimonas fontaquae includes these protein-coding regions:
- a CDS encoding ammonium transporter, which translates into the protein MSRTTKRLTGAAALLLPTLCLMTAGAANAQDAAPALLGHQAALELDSAGASWLGTSTALVLLMTLPGLALFYGGMVRKKNVIATITQSVGVFAVVSLVWFIAGYSFAFGANGNAALQPFIGSLDMLFLNGVSLKTANALLPGIPEFLFISFQMTFAIITPALITGAFAERFKYSALLLFTALWSLLVYAPICHWVWGGGFLGSAGVLDFAGGAVVHVNSGVAGLVCAIFLGRRKGYGTEVITAHNPVLTMIGASLLLVGWIGFNAGSAGAANDLMGVALLNTVLAAAAAALTWKIVEYIEKKKVSLIGMLSGVVAGLVAITPAAGFVDPKGAVIIGLIAGPACYASSVWIKKLLRYDDSLDAFGIHGAGGLIGALLTGVFATTAINSLSEGANVGAQALGLLWTIVYSAVGTLIILFICKFTTGLRVSEAEEAAGLDTSLHGEALEH
- the leuC gene encoding 3-isopropylmalate dehydratase large subunit — protein: MPDPKTLFDKVWDAHVVRSETADTPGVLYIDLHLVHEVTSPQAFSEIEARGLKVRRPDRTYATLDHSTPTLPAGLNGLKPYVTAQAEAQVHTLERNCAAHGVPLAGWGSEDRGVVHVMGPELGLTQPGMTVVCGDSHTATHGAFGALAFGIGTSEVGHVLATQCLLQRKAKAMRVTVDGKLQPDVSGKDVALAVIAAIGFGGGTGYVVEYAGEAVRSLDMEGRMTLCNMSIEAGARAGMIAPDQTTIDWLRGRKHVPADYEAATAEWLKLATDTGAVFDKEVTIDGAAIRPMATWGTTPDAGAPIGSPVPQPQSDSDRKAIAYMGFTAGEATTSQPVDVVFIGSCTNGRLPDLRAAAEVLRGRKVKPGLRMLVVPGSEAVRRDAEAEGLHEVFIAAGAEWRIPGCSMCIAMNGDFVAPGQLAVSTSNRNFEGRQGKDARTILASPATAAATAVAGVLTDPRVYLKEVEHV
- the leuB gene encoding 3-isopropylmalate dehydrogenase, with amino-acid sequence MSTAATKTYNIVLLPGDGVGPEVTRAARDILRVIGDFYGHHFEFSEHLIGGAAIDATGEPLPEATRAACVASDAVLLGAVGGPKWDGGKARPEQGLLAIRKAMGLFANLRPLQVSPVLAHRSPLKKEIVEGVDLIVFRELTGGVYFGEKTRTADRATDLCEYTVPEIERVARAAFQTAQQRRGKVTSVDKANVMETSRLWREVVTRIHAEEFPDITLEHALVDSMAMHLIRKPREYDVILTENMFGDILSDEISVLGGSIGLLPSASLGAGGPGLFEPIHGSAPDIAGQDLANPVGIILSAALLLRHSLKLEDEADSIEAAVAAVLAAGAVTADLGGALGTRAATEAVIDAIRAIHWAAAHRVQMHWA
- a CDS encoding 2-isopropylmalate synthase — its product is MHPDKVRVSGVSRTEQIAADPNRVIVFDTTMRDGEQAPGFSMSAQAKVKMAQVLRDLGVDIIEAGFAAASPGDEDCIRRVAGEVEGPIFCSLSRANEKDIDATFRALAPAPKSHRRCHTFIGTSPIHRSAKLKMSTNEVLSTAVRSVEYARSLFDDVEFSAEDAFRTEPEFLADVLEAAADAGARTLNVPDTVGYATPEEVRETYRALAARIKKRHPHVIFSAHCHDDLGMAVANSLAAVEGGARQIEGAINGIGERAGNCSIEEVIMALKVREDRYGVTTGADSRHLVRASKILCEITETVIARNKSVVGINAFAHEAGIHQHGMLADSRTYEIMRPQDVGFEGSWFVLGKHSGRHAIAKRAETIGRPIEGERLAAVVAGFKSRADQIGEINDAELIAIIDRVDGVSEIVAQYA
- the leuD gene encoding 3-isopropylmalate dehydratase small subunit, with translation MSEPFQVLTSKTVTLSQANIDTDQIIPARFLTTTTREGLGKAAFYDWRYEDDGSEKPEAILNRIDPAEHRILLAGRNFACGSSREHAPWALLDYGFRAVISTEIADIFTSNALKNGLLPIVVSQAVWDDLASQPDQPVTIDLQANQIQRGNAEPVPFGVESFARQCLLDGVDTLGWLQSNMPEIEAYERSKETVR
- a CDS encoding glucan 1,4-alpha-glucosidase — its product is MRHFRTFCLAGAAGLALASAASAQSGVAPGAPGAPPVWSSAAKTGAGASYEAYVDGQYRDGGPTGAVSKVWFSIADGVLTETMYGLIHEAQIKALRFAGVTQDGLVVEGDDTTSRTEYLHVDAQGRPLSPAKRVTTQDKNGRFEIEKRIFSDPDRNALVLRVTITALKGDVTPYLMLEPHIANTGVDDRGRVTRDGFHAWEGDTHLFLKPSEAFDKASVGFVGASDGLTDLKDGKLDWTYASTGDQVGNTMMTGALPRLRQSSRITRDFVIGFGASEAEARAAADGSFSTGLDEVLARFNGEGERVGWEDYVGSLTELPRIAEQATDGGKLAYASALMLKVQEDRTHAGALIASLSNPWGDTVDASKSSTGYKAVWPRDFYQVAMALAALGDKETPLAAFNYLPQVQVGPNTPGNTGVGGWFLQKTHVDGELEWVAVQLDQTAMPIMLGYRLWKMGWLSDAQMTEHYRSMLKPAADFLVDGGKIGLMWNDAEIKPPFTQQERWEEQQGYSPSSTAAVVAGLTVAAEMARASGDAAGATRYQIAADSYASKIEDRMFTTNGDFGDGRYYIRITQNENPNDKAPIGAANGQIAAAEDRVVDGGFLELVRYGVRKADDPHILSTLPVYDDQSLEPLYRVRYDFGPEGDKTPGWRRYGVDGYGEDHLTGANYGVGGEMSPGQRGRVWPFFTGERGHYELARVSVNGAPSAADIAAIRQTYVRGMERFANGGLMLAEQVWDGVGNPTAKDYAVGQNTDSATPLAWTHAEYLKLLRSLADGKVWDSYDPVHDRYAR
- a CDS encoding TorF family putative porin produces the protein MKKTIIRAAAAATLAAGVFGLAVPASAQSDVDVAWNVGVVSDYVFRGFSQTSEDPAIQGGVDLTSGSFYAGAWASNVDFGDDTDAEVDLYGGYRTEAGGFALDFGVIGYLYVGEPDGADYNYAEFKAAASRAVGPATFGAAAYYSPDFFGIDDEATYAEINAAFSPAPKWTVSGALGKQWLDVTDDYTTWNVGVGYALTDKVGVDVRYHDTDVDGVPGAEDRIVGAVKLTF